In a single window of the Flavobacterium sp. W4I14 genome:
- a CDS encoding hypothetical protein (product_source=Hypo-rule applied; cleavage_site_network=SignalP-noTM; superfamily=51445) — translation MKKFTILMLCIATLGLASCKKDTIVQPANAILTVVKDISPNAWVLSNDQKTFTADISVPEIDQYHVDNEGTLVYISYNSGASYIALPFVYNVDAYSFEVYKGGVSIDVQSSDYQATTPIKPTSTVRVKIVLVGNDL, via the coding sequence ATGAAAAAATTTACCATCTTAATGCTTTGCATTGCCACACTAGGTCTGGCTTCCTGCAAAAAAGACACAATTGTTCAACCAGCCAATGCCATTTTAACTGTAGTTAAGGATATATCTCCCAATGCATGGGTATTAAGTAATGACCAAAAAACATTTACTGCAGATATTTCTGTTCCTGAAATCGACCAATATCATGTTGACAATGAAGGAACTTTGGTTTACATTTCTTACAATAGCGGTGCAAGTTATATTGCATTACCGTTTGTTTATAATGTTGATGCATATAGCTTCGAAGTATATAAAGGCGGCGTATCTATCGACGTACAAAGCTCAGATTACCAGGCAACAACGCCGATAAAACCTACATCAACGGTAAGGGTAAAAATAGTTCTTGTTGGAAACGATTTATAA